In a genomic window of Gemmatimonadetes bacterium T265:
- a CDS encoding TetR family transcriptional regulator, which produces MARPKQFDRDEALRAGMRVFWQQGFATTTTDDLAKAMGIGRQSFYDTFGDKRRCYLEALRNYARDDVAAQIDVIRRAPSPLRALRDLLSTVTWTEDRRAMGCMAINSLAEFGASDAEIAATLAPTALLLEQTIIHLLREAKAKGEVAPSVDEQRAASAMLCTRMGMLVGVRAGRSCESLRAIADFTIDQLVAR; this is translated from the coding sequence CTCCGGGCCGGGATGCGGGTTTTCTGGCAGCAGGGCTTCGCCACGACGACGACCGACGACCTCGCGAAAGCGATGGGGATCGGGCGGCAAAGCTTTTACGACACGTTCGGCGACAAGCGGCGGTGCTACCTCGAGGCGCTCCGCAACTACGCCCGCGACGACGTGGCGGCACAAATCGACGTGATCCGCCGCGCGCCGTCGCCCCTGCGGGCGCTGCGCGATCTGCTGTCGACGGTCACGTGGACCGAGGACCGCCGGGCGATGGGGTGCATGGCGATCAACTCCCTCGCGGAGTTCGGGGCAAGTGACGCCGAAATTGCGGCGACGCTCGCGCCCACGGCCCTGCTCCTCGAGCAGACGATCATTCATCTGTTGCGCGAGGCGAAGGCCAAGGGCGAGGTCGCGCCGTCGGTCGACGAGCAGCGGGCGGCGAGCGCGATGCTCTGCACCCGCATGGGCATGCTGGTCGGCGTCCGGGCCGGCCGGTCGTGCGAGAGTCTGCGCGCGATCGCGGACTTCACCATCGACCAGCTCGTCGCGCGTTA